From Ailuropoda melanoleuca isolate Jingjing chromosome 17, ASM200744v2, whole genome shotgun sequence, the proteins below share one genomic window:
- the KCNJ12 gene encoding ATP-sensitive inward rectifier potassium channel 12, with the protein MTSAGRANPYSIVSSEEDGLHLVTMSGANGFGNGKVHTRRRCRNRFVKKNGQCNIEFANMDEKSQRYLADMFTTCVDIRWRYMLLIFSLAFLASWLLFGVIFWVIAVAHGDLEPAEGRGRTPCVMQVHGFMAAFLFSIETQTTIGYGLRCVTEECPVAVFMVVAQSIVGCIIDSFMIGAIMAKMARPKKRAQTLLFSHNAVVALRDGKLCLMWRVGNLRKSHIVEAHVRAQLIKPRVTEEGEYIPLDQIDIDVGFDKGLDRIFLVSPITILHEIDEASPLFGISRQDLETDDFEIVVILEGMVEATAMTTQARSSYLANEILWGHRFEPVLFEEKNQYKIDYSHFHKTYEVPSTPRCSAKDLVENKFLLPSANSFCYENELAFLSRDEEDEADGDQDGRSPQARHDFDRPQAGGGGGLEQRPYRRESEI; encoded by the coding sequence ATGACCTCGGCCGGCAGGGCCAACCCCTACAGTATCGTGTCATCGGAGGAGGACGGGCTGCACCTGGTCACCATGTCAGGGGCCAACGGCTTCGGCAACGGCAAGGTGCACACGCGGCGCCGGTGCCGAAACCGCTTCGTCAAGAAGAACGGCCAGTGCAACATCGAGTTCGCCAACATGGATGAGAAGTCGCAGCGCTACCTGGCCGACATGTTCACCACGTGCGTGGACATCCGCTGGCGCTACATGCTGCTCATCTTCTCGCTGGCCTTCCTCGCCTCCTGGCTGCTGTTCGGTGTCATCTTCTGGGTCATCGCCGTGGCCCACGGCGACCTGGAGCCGGCCGAGGGCCGCGGCCGCACGCCCTGCGTGATGCAGGTGCACGGCTTCATGGCggccttcctcttctccatcGAGACGCAAACCACCATCGGCTACGGGCTGCGCTGTGTGACGGAGGAGTGCCCGGTGGCCGTGTTCATGGTGGTGGCGCAGTCCATCGTGGGCTGCATCATCGACTCCTTCATGATCGGCGCCATCATGGCCAAGATGGCGCGGCCCAAGAAGCGGGCGCAGACGCTGCTGTTCAGCCACAACGCCGTGGTGGCGCTGCGCGACGGCAAGCTCTGCCTCATGTGGCGCGTGGGCAACCTGCGCAAGAGCCACATCGTGGAGGCCCACGTGCGGGCCCAGCTCATCAAGCCGCGGGTCACCGAGGAGGGCGAGTACATCCCGCTGGACCAGATCGACATCGACGTCGGCTTCGACAAGGGCCTGGACCGCATCTTCCTTGTGTCGCCCATCACCATCCTGCACGAGATCGACGAGGCCAGCCCGCTGTTTGGCATCAGCCGGCAGGACCTGGAGACGGATGACTTCGAGATCGTGGTCATCCTGGAGGGCATGGTGGAGGCCACGGCCATGACCACGCAGGCCCGCAGCTCCTACCTGGCCAACGAGATCCTGTGGGGCCACCGCTTCGAGCCCGTCCTCTTCGAGGAGAAGAACCAGTACAAGATCGACTACTCCCACTTCCATAAGACCTACGAGGTGCCCTCCACGCCCCGCTGCAGTGCCAAGGACCTGGTGGAGAACAAATTCCTGCTGCCCAGCGCCAACTCCTTCTGTTACGAGAACGAGCTGGCCTTCCTGAGCCGCGATGAGGAGGACGAGGCAGATGGCGACCAGGATGGCCGCAGCCCCCAGGCCCGGCACGACTTTGACAGACCCCAGGCCGGTGGGGGTGGCGGCCTCGAGCAGCGGCCTTACAGACGGGAGTCAGAGATCTGA